The Falco peregrinus isolate bFalPer1 chromosome 9, bFalPer1.pri, whole genome shotgun sequence genome includes a window with the following:
- the PDRG1 gene encoding p53 and DNA damage-regulated protein 1, whose product MGLALAVGLGLAPRAAGAQHHSAQPASRPAAGRRVPAGTEPSRAPVIAAPRGAARLLPPALASLPRARPRVFPERARPHSRGLPDAPRGAAIPGAAARGRCFHRDPPAAEPACAAAAAPGPERHRTGPGAERRPGSGPAMARDPAFVLRYLAEVEELAEDVLAARQQIVDLDVKRNRNREALRALQKDPEPDGKAMVCFGNMFIELPKAQTKEMLQKDQEHLDEEINNLRKELRVKVNRLFEAQGKAELKGFNLNPMTAEEMKLINRILEG is encoded by the exons ATGGGGCTGGctctggctgtggggctggggctggctccccgcgccgccggggctCAGCACCACTCGGCGCAGCCAGCGTCCCGTCCTGCCGCCGGGCGGCGAGTCCCCGCGGGCACGGAGCCCTCCCGGGCCCCGGTGATCGCTGCCCCTCGCGGTGCCGCCCGCCTGCTCCCGCCTGCTCTCGCCTCCCTCCCACGAGCCCGGCCACGCGTGTTTCCAGAGCGGGCTCGCCCCCACTCCCGTGGGCTTCCCGATGCCCCGCGCGGGGCCGCGATCCCGGGGGCGGCCGCCAGGGGACGCTGCTTCCACCGGGACCCTCCCGCCGCGGAACCCGCCTGCGCGGCTGCGGCTGCGCCCGGCCCCGAGCGGCACCGGACCGGCCCCGGCGCCGAGCGGCGGCCAGGCTCCGGCCCCGCCATGGCGCGGGACCCGGCCTTCGTGCTGCGCTACCTGGCCGAGGTGGAGGAGCTGGCCGAGGACGTGCTGGCGGCACGGCAGCAG ATCGTGGACCTGGACGTGAAGCGGAACCGGAACCGCGAGGCCTTGCGGGCGCTGCAGAAGGACCCGGAGCCAGACG gcAAGGCCATGGTCTGCTTCGGGAACATGTTCATCGAGCTCCCAAAAGCACAGACCAaggagatgctgcagaagg ACCAGGAACATCTGGATGAGGAGATAAACAATCTCCGGAAAGAGCTGCGTGTGAAGGTCAACCGCCTCTTTGAAGCTCAAG GTAAAGCTGAGCTGAAGGGATTTAACCTGAACCCCATGACGGCTGAGGAAATGAAGCTCATCAATCGCATCCTGGAGGGCTGA
- the DUSP15 gene encoding dual specificity protein phosphatase 15 — MGNGMSQILPGLYLGNFIDAKDLEQLSRNKITHIVSIHESPQPLLQDITYLRIPLPDTPEANIKRHFKECISFIHQCRLHGGNCLVHCLAGISRSTTVVVAYVMAVTELSCQEVLEAIRTVRPVANPNPGFRQQLAEFSGGAARKVRRHLKQRYGTSPFNDEEEIKALLPVGRGGPSRTEGALQGLVPRARDIRSTTPFLLRVKRTFSCIPACLK; from the exons ATGGGAAACGGCATGAGCCAG ATTCTTCCCGGCCTCTACCTTGGCAACTTCATCG ATGCCAAAGACCTGGAGCAGCTAAGCCGGAACAAGATCACCCACATTGTTTCGATCCATGAATCTCCCCAGCCCTTGCTGCAG GACATTACCTACCTCCGCATCCCCCTGCCCGACACCCCTGAGGCCAACAT CAAGAGGCACTTCAAGGAATGCATCAGTTTTATCCACCAGTGTCGCCTGCACGGAGGGAACTGCCTCGTTCACTG CCTTGCTGGCATCTCTCGCAGCACCACCGTGGTTGTTGCCTACGTCATGGCTGTCACAGAGCTGAGCTGCCAGGAGGTCCTGGAGGCCATCCGAACCGTCCGGCCCGTCGCCAACCCCAACCCCGGcttcaggcagcagctggctgagtTCAGCGGTGGCGCAGCCCGCAAG gtcCGCAGGCACCTGAAGCAGAGGTATGGGACATCCCCTTTTAACGACGAGGAAGAAATAAAGGCCTTGCTGCcagtggggagaggaggacCATCCAGGACAGAGGGAGCTCTGCAAGGACTGGTCCCAAGAGCCAGAGACATCAGGAGCACAACTCCCTTCCTGCTGCGGGTGAAGAGGACgttctcctgcatcccagcttGTCTGAAGTGA
- the LOC101922370 gene encoding interferon regulatory factor 4-like isoform X1, with translation MAEPGAPMRLKEWLIAQIDSGRYPGLRWENRHRTLFRIPWKHAAKQDYRQQQDAALFKAWAIYKGKYHEGTDKADPSTWKTRLRCALNKSTDFQEVPERSQLDISEPYKVYQIVSDDAWDAEKDGDMQSPDSKDQQGSTAGSLEEANQKGTMETCHESPLPLLSAQLAKRAPRLIPCAGSAHGDGDGLGTPSLLQQTHLIMHLGALMRPSNKQQWWEGPCCLPDSRGWVQDSTREPLGTAAHVPLPPHLCPGSAYHVRGVFYGWNPTHGHLLPRPPSYLPVEDINHSDCWLHVRLYYCDVLVKEVTTRTAEGCRITSRAVPADSERLYGPSCMEQIEFPPPRVLGGSGRLAGMTDVLERLLPHLDRGVLLWVAPEGVFMKRQCQGRVYWNGPLAPHRDWPNKLEREKTYKLLDTQQFLQQLRGYLSHGQPTPQYQIHLCFGEEYPTSAGHHFQKLIMAHVEPVFARELFHHAQCIGPALLRDSPQPCTPGASSHIIHVLKQLCQP, from the exons ATGGCGGAGCCGGGGGCGCCCATGCGGCTCAAGGAGTGGCTGATCGCGCAGATCGACAGCGGCCGGTACCCGGGGCTGCGCTGGGAGAACCGGCACCGGACGCTCTTCCGCATCCCCTGGAAGCACGCGGCCAAGCAGGACTACCGGCAGCAGCAGGACGCCGCGCTCTTCAAG GCTTGGGCCATCTACAAGGGGAAGTACCACGAGGGGACGGACAAGGCTGACCCCTCCACCTGGAAGACGCGTCTCCGCTGCGCCCTCAACAAGAGCACCGACTTCCAGGAGGTGCCCGAGCGGAGCCAGCTGGACATCTCCGAGCCCTATAAGGTGTACCAGATTGTGTCCGATGACGCCTGGGATGCAG AGAAGGATGGTGACATGCAGTCCCCGGACAGCAAAGATCAGCAG GGCAGCACTGCGGGGAGTCTGGAGGAGGCAAACCAGAAGGGCACAATGGAGACATGCCACGAGTCTCCACTGCCCCTGCTCTCTGCGCAGCTGGCCAAGCGAG CCCCACGTCTCATCCCTTGTGCAGGCAGTGCCCATGGTGATGGAGATGGGCTGGGgactccctccctgctccagcagaccCACTTGATCATGCACTTAGGGGCTTTAATGAGGCCCAGTAACaagcagcagtggtgggaaGGACCCTGCTGTCTGCCTGACTCCAGGGGCTGGGTCCAGGACAGCACCCGGGAGCCCTTGGGGACAGCTGCCCATGTCCCTTTACCACCTCATCTCTGCCCTGGCTCAGCGTACCATGTGAGGGGAGTCTTCTATGGCTGGAACCCAACCCacggccacctcctccccagaCCCCCGTCCTACCTCCCCGTAGAAGACATCAACCACTCAG ACTGCTGGCTCCACGTCCGCCTGTACTACTGTGACGTGTTGGTGAAGGAGGTCACCACCCGCACGGCCGAGGGCTGCCGCATCACCTCCCGCGCCGTGCCAGCTGACAGCGAACGCCTCTACGGCCCCTCCTGCATGGAGCAGATCGAGTTCCCCCCACCGCGAGTGCTCGGCGGCAGCGGACGGCTGGCCGGCATGACTGACGTGCTGGAGCGGCTCCTGCCCCACCTGGACCGCGGTGTGCTGCTGTGGGTAGCGCCCGAGGGGGTCTTCATGAAGCGCCAGTGCCAGGGTAGGGTGTACTGGAACGGGCCACTGGCCCCGCACAGGGACTGGCCCAACAagctggagagagagaagaCCTACAAGCTGCTGGACACGCAGCAGTTCCTGCAGC AGCTGCGGGGGTACCTGAGCCACGGGCAGCCCACGCCACAGTACCAGATCCACCTGTGCTTCGGGGAGGAGTACCCCACCAGCGCTGGGCACCACTTCCAGAAGCTTATCATGGCCCAC GTGGAGCCGGTGTTTGCGCGGGAGCTCTTCCATCACGCCCAGTGCATAGGGCCAGCACTGCTCCGTGACTCCCCCCAACCCTGCACCCCCGGTGCCTCCAGCCACATTATCCACGTCCTCaaacagctctgccagccctga
- the LOC101922370 gene encoding interferon regulatory factor 4-like isoform X2: MAEPGAPMRLKEWLIAQIDSGRYPGLRWENRHRTLFRIPWKHAAKQDYRQQQDAALFKAWAIYKGKYHEGTDKADPSTWKTRLRCALNKSTDFQEVPERSQLDISEPYKVYQIVSDDAWDAEKDGDMQSPDSKDQQGSTAGSLEEANQKGTMETCHESPLPLLSAQLAKRGSAHGDGDGLGTPSLLQQTHLIMHLGALMRPSNKQQWWEGPCCLPDSRGWVQDSTREPLGTAAHVPLPPHLCPGSAYHVRGVFYGWNPTHGHLLPRPPSYLPVEDINHSDCWLHVRLYYCDVLVKEVTTRTAEGCRITSRAVPADSERLYGPSCMEQIEFPPPRVLGGSGRLAGMTDVLERLLPHLDRGVLLWVAPEGVFMKRQCQGRVYWNGPLAPHRDWPNKLEREKTYKLLDTQQFLQQLRGYLSHGQPTPQYQIHLCFGEEYPTSAGHHFQKLIMAHVEPVFARELFHHAQCIGPALLRDSPQPCTPGASSHIIHVLKQLCQP, from the exons ATGGCGGAGCCGGGGGCGCCCATGCGGCTCAAGGAGTGGCTGATCGCGCAGATCGACAGCGGCCGGTACCCGGGGCTGCGCTGGGAGAACCGGCACCGGACGCTCTTCCGCATCCCCTGGAAGCACGCGGCCAAGCAGGACTACCGGCAGCAGCAGGACGCCGCGCTCTTCAAG GCTTGGGCCATCTACAAGGGGAAGTACCACGAGGGGACGGACAAGGCTGACCCCTCCACCTGGAAGACGCGTCTCCGCTGCGCCCTCAACAAGAGCACCGACTTCCAGGAGGTGCCCGAGCGGAGCCAGCTGGACATCTCCGAGCCCTATAAGGTGTACCAGATTGTGTCCGATGACGCCTGGGATGCAG AGAAGGATGGTGACATGCAGTCCCCGGACAGCAAAGATCAGCAG GGCAGCACTGCGGGGAGTCTGGAGGAGGCAAACCAGAAGGGCACAATGGAGACATGCCACGAGTCTCCACTGCCCCTGCTCTCTGCGCAGCTGGCCAAGCGAG GCAGTGCCCATGGTGATGGAGATGGGCTGGGgactccctccctgctccagcagaccCACTTGATCATGCACTTAGGGGCTTTAATGAGGCCCAGTAACaagcagcagtggtgggaaGGACCCTGCTGTCTGCCTGACTCCAGGGGCTGGGTCCAGGACAGCACCCGGGAGCCCTTGGGGACAGCTGCCCATGTCCCTTTACCACCTCATCTCTGCCCTGGCTCAGCGTACCATGTGAGGGGAGTCTTCTATGGCTGGAACCCAACCCacggccacctcctccccagaCCCCCGTCCTACCTCCCCGTAGAAGACATCAACCACTCAG ACTGCTGGCTCCACGTCCGCCTGTACTACTGTGACGTGTTGGTGAAGGAGGTCACCACCCGCACGGCCGAGGGCTGCCGCATCACCTCCCGCGCCGTGCCAGCTGACAGCGAACGCCTCTACGGCCCCTCCTGCATGGAGCAGATCGAGTTCCCCCCACCGCGAGTGCTCGGCGGCAGCGGACGGCTGGCCGGCATGACTGACGTGCTGGAGCGGCTCCTGCCCCACCTGGACCGCGGTGTGCTGCTGTGGGTAGCGCCCGAGGGGGTCTTCATGAAGCGCCAGTGCCAGGGTAGGGTGTACTGGAACGGGCCACTGGCCCCGCACAGGGACTGGCCCAACAagctggagagagagaagaCCTACAAGCTGCTGGACACGCAGCAGTTCCTGCAGC AGCTGCGGGGGTACCTGAGCCACGGGCAGCCCACGCCACAGTACCAGATCCACCTGTGCTTCGGGGAGGAGTACCCCACCAGCGCTGGGCACCACTTCCAGAAGCTTATCATGGCCCAC GTGGAGCCGGTGTTTGCGCGGGAGCTCTTCCATCACGCCCAGTGCATAGGGCCAGCACTGCTCCGTGACTCCCCCCAACCCTGCACCCCCGGTGCCTCCAGCCACATTATCCACGTCCTCaaacagctctgccagccctga
- the LOC101922370 gene encoding interferon regulatory factor 4-like isoform X4 — protein sequence MAEPGAPMRLKEWLIAQIDSGRYPGLRWENRHRTLFRIPWKHAAKQDYRQQQDAALFKAWAIYKGKYHEGTDKADPSTWKTRLRCALNKSTDFQEVPERSQLDISEPYKVYQIVSDDAWDAEKDGDMQSPDSKDQQGSTAGSLEEANQKGTMETCHESPLPLLSAQLAKRDCWLHVRLYYCDVLVKEVTTRTAEGCRITSRAVPADSERLYGPSCMEQIEFPPPRVLGGSGRLAGMTDVLERLLPHLDRGVLLWVAPEGVFMKRQCQGRVYWNGPLAPHRDWPNKLEREKTYKLLDTQQFLQQLRGYLSHGQPTPQYQIHLCFGEEYPTSAGHHFQKLIMAHVEPVFARELFHHAQCIGPALLRDSPQPCTPGASSHIIHVLKQLCQP from the exons ATGGCGGAGCCGGGGGCGCCCATGCGGCTCAAGGAGTGGCTGATCGCGCAGATCGACAGCGGCCGGTACCCGGGGCTGCGCTGGGAGAACCGGCACCGGACGCTCTTCCGCATCCCCTGGAAGCACGCGGCCAAGCAGGACTACCGGCAGCAGCAGGACGCCGCGCTCTTCAAG GCTTGGGCCATCTACAAGGGGAAGTACCACGAGGGGACGGACAAGGCTGACCCCTCCACCTGGAAGACGCGTCTCCGCTGCGCCCTCAACAAGAGCACCGACTTCCAGGAGGTGCCCGAGCGGAGCCAGCTGGACATCTCCGAGCCCTATAAGGTGTACCAGATTGTGTCCGATGACGCCTGGGATGCAG AGAAGGATGGTGACATGCAGTCCCCGGACAGCAAAGATCAGCAG GGCAGCACTGCGGGGAGTCTGGAGGAGGCAAACCAGAAGGGCACAATGGAGACATGCCACGAGTCTCCACTGCCCCTGCTCTCTGCGCAGCTGGCCAAGCGAG ACTGCTGGCTCCACGTCCGCCTGTACTACTGTGACGTGTTGGTGAAGGAGGTCACCACCCGCACGGCCGAGGGCTGCCGCATCACCTCCCGCGCCGTGCCAGCTGACAGCGAACGCCTCTACGGCCCCTCCTGCATGGAGCAGATCGAGTTCCCCCCACCGCGAGTGCTCGGCGGCAGCGGACGGCTGGCCGGCATGACTGACGTGCTGGAGCGGCTCCTGCCCCACCTGGACCGCGGTGTGCTGCTGTGGGTAGCGCCCGAGGGGGTCTTCATGAAGCGCCAGTGCCAGGGTAGGGTGTACTGGAACGGGCCACTGGCCCCGCACAGGGACTGGCCCAACAagctggagagagagaagaCCTACAAGCTGCTGGACACGCAGCAGTTCCTGCAGC AGCTGCGGGGGTACCTGAGCCACGGGCAGCCCACGCCACAGTACCAGATCCACCTGTGCTTCGGGGAGGAGTACCCCACCAGCGCTGGGCACCACTTCCAGAAGCTTATCATGGCCCAC GTGGAGCCGGTGTTTGCGCGGGAGCTCTTCCATCACGCCCAGTGCATAGGGCCAGCACTGCTCCGTGACTCCCCCCAACCCTGCACCCCCGGTGCCTCCAGCCACATTATCCACGTCCTCaaacagctctgccagccctga
- the LOC101922370 gene encoding interferon regulatory factor 4-like isoform X3 — protein sequence MAEPGAPMRLKEWLIAQIDSGRYPGLRWENRHRTLFRIPWKHAAKQDYRQQQDAALFKAWAIYKGKYHEGTDKADPSTWKTRLRCALNKSTDFQEVPERSQLDISEPYKVYQIVSDDAWDAEKDGDMQSPDSKDQQGSTAGSLEEANQKGTMETCHESPLPLLSAQLAKRAYHVRGVFYGWNPTHGHLLPRPPSYLPVEDINHSDCWLHVRLYYCDVLVKEVTTRTAEGCRITSRAVPADSERLYGPSCMEQIEFPPPRVLGGSGRLAGMTDVLERLLPHLDRGVLLWVAPEGVFMKRQCQGRVYWNGPLAPHRDWPNKLEREKTYKLLDTQQFLQQLRGYLSHGQPTPQYQIHLCFGEEYPTSAGHHFQKLIMAHVEPVFARELFHHAQCIGPALLRDSPQPCTPGASSHIIHVLKQLCQP from the exons ATGGCGGAGCCGGGGGCGCCCATGCGGCTCAAGGAGTGGCTGATCGCGCAGATCGACAGCGGCCGGTACCCGGGGCTGCGCTGGGAGAACCGGCACCGGACGCTCTTCCGCATCCCCTGGAAGCACGCGGCCAAGCAGGACTACCGGCAGCAGCAGGACGCCGCGCTCTTCAAG GCTTGGGCCATCTACAAGGGGAAGTACCACGAGGGGACGGACAAGGCTGACCCCTCCACCTGGAAGACGCGTCTCCGCTGCGCCCTCAACAAGAGCACCGACTTCCAGGAGGTGCCCGAGCGGAGCCAGCTGGACATCTCCGAGCCCTATAAGGTGTACCAGATTGTGTCCGATGACGCCTGGGATGCAG AGAAGGATGGTGACATGCAGTCCCCGGACAGCAAAGATCAGCAG GGCAGCACTGCGGGGAGTCTGGAGGAGGCAAACCAGAAGGGCACAATGGAGACATGCCACGAGTCTCCACTGCCCCTGCTCTCTGCGCAGCTGGCCAAGCGAG CGTACCATGTGAGGGGAGTCTTCTATGGCTGGAACCCAACCCacggccacctcctccccagaCCCCCGTCCTACCTCCCCGTAGAAGACATCAACCACTCAG ACTGCTGGCTCCACGTCCGCCTGTACTACTGTGACGTGTTGGTGAAGGAGGTCACCACCCGCACGGCCGAGGGCTGCCGCATCACCTCCCGCGCCGTGCCAGCTGACAGCGAACGCCTCTACGGCCCCTCCTGCATGGAGCAGATCGAGTTCCCCCCACCGCGAGTGCTCGGCGGCAGCGGACGGCTGGCCGGCATGACTGACGTGCTGGAGCGGCTCCTGCCCCACCTGGACCGCGGTGTGCTGCTGTGGGTAGCGCCCGAGGGGGTCTTCATGAAGCGCCAGTGCCAGGGTAGGGTGTACTGGAACGGGCCACTGGCCCCGCACAGGGACTGGCCCAACAagctggagagagagaagaCCTACAAGCTGCTGGACACGCAGCAGTTCCTGCAGC AGCTGCGGGGGTACCTGAGCCACGGGCAGCCCACGCCACAGTACCAGATCCACCTGTGCTTCGGGGAGGAGTACCCCACCAGCGCTGGGCACCACTTCCAGAAGCTTATCATGGCCCAC GTGGAGCCGGTGTTTGCGCGGGAGCTCTTCCATCACGCCCAGTGCATAGGGCCAGCACTGCTCCGTGACTCCCCCCAACCCTGCACCCCCGGTGCCTCCAGCCACATTATCCACGTCCTCaaacagctctgccagccctga